One Hevea brasiliensis isolate MT/VB/25A 57/8 chromosome 6, ASM3005281v1, whole genome shotgun sequence genomic window, accctccctttagcaattccgcacattctactgttccggtgatcagtgtcggtccggacagctagaacgtttggaaaaatatttaaactaaagtgaggaaccataattaactcaaatattaataagaaaaatttaggaaaaattttagaaataaaatacaaccaagttaaatgagccagtgccctagcgatgggtaacctagtgagaagttgcggttctcgcaactaggagccctagacccggggaaaaaattataaaataatttttgggactccaaagaagggtcattgaggttcttatggcattagaatgccaagaaaatacttaaaaaaaattttcaatcggtacagacaattttagcccgttaagccaaatggagggcattttggtcatttcgtctttagagattatttttggccgacttgtctagttaagcaaataattattatgatctaaaatatgaataaatattactaaaaattaaattgaaaatgagtagagaagagaataaaagaaaatgaaagaaaggctaattatgacatcatatgatgtcatttaaatttcctccaccaatcacaatttgttaaactcattaaaagagataaaagagaccaaaaaattgaaaaaccaatctgcatcttcaacctttgggcagccaaaaacgttgagagagagagagagagagagaagagattccaccattttcaagcttaaaagcttgaatttcctctccatttgttcaccaaaattgccaagtcccttcacaaaaatttgatctttcacctagaaaaagctattggcagccaaagaagaagagattagggaggtttaatcaaggttaagtgaagctcaaaaaggttagtgcactaaacaatttcttttctttctttaatcttgtaggcatgctaaatcaagtagaaattgtgtgaaattaaaagaaaaacttgagtaaatgaaatctctaaatttggtagccaggagaaagtttaaggattgttggtttttgatgaaattaagtggcttagttatgctattgatgagtatagatgatggataaagtgatttggtatgagtttagtGTGTGTATGCGATGAATTAGACATTGGAGTtaaggtttgagcatgaaattgagactttgatcatgtaataatgaaagtgagttttaatggtcaattattgaccatttggttataggtaaacaagaaatgaagtgtgtttagtgatgggatttgggtttagtgtggctgccctaggtgacctgtagaattggacatgagtccagcaggtttgggcagccataacttgaattgtagaggttcaattggtgcaaggccaattgtacatgaaactagacacataatggcacaactttggtaaagaaaccatgcccataagaccaaaccaagtggaccaaaagcttgctccaatcccggtgacctgcagtctgtttttgcagaatgaccaaatgaacagtgtttggtcatttggctataactcagtgtagaatggtccaattaacctgaaagtttaccatcaacaagctgagatatagaccaacaactttcatgaagaaacctaatccaaattatgaccagaacctatccaacaagtgagttgcagtcactgttcactgcactgtagatatggtcagtccagaaaaattttaatccggccagttgtggtttttggaccataacttgatctataaaactctaaatggagtgattcaaaaaaggaaattcaactagacaaaataagaaacaactttcatgttgatcattttgccaaattcccactgcaaaaatgactaatggaacagtaaatacaaagcatgaaaactgaaaattttgtccaattaacattaagcttagaaatggtattggcaaccaataccaacaaatttggaatgcaaaatgtggtatgttgggagtattaaaaccaatgtacctattgtctatgcaaaagtcaacattttagttgactaatgaaatgaatagtaacattcaaacttgaaattcaaaaattgtgaaacttaaaaatgcaaaatgccctagtaggcctaatgtgattggtttggataggttggcatgccaatagagttcaattagcagtactgcacatggcattattccattctgtgatttcatggcttttagccattctgacattatgttgataattggccttgtgcctaatgtcattacagcttattagctgttctgttgcacaccgggagacacatatgtaaccgatggtgtgacggcccgaggtacttgatacccggtgcggtttgctttatcgatcgatcgtccaaagatatgttacttgggcaaccaaaaatgaaagtggataaatttaatgaaataatgaatataataagtaaAAAATAAGAAGGACTACAattactcatcgaaaatttatttgcaatgagacatcaatacattcactgcatatttattttctgttatttctttttattttattagtggcaccactaagcattattgcttagcgcgttgcttttgccacgcataggttctggagagaccgaccgagagcccagtaaaccacagactgggtgagactttctgtagctctacatagtgtccgtgtcacctcaccgacgtcaatgcattggtaggacactaggtttcattttgggtattttgtaattaacttttattttctcatatgtaattgaaacttatgtaatgtattttggtattcatgtaaatagtggaaattgtgtttatgaatgaaaaagtgaatatttatttatgacttttacatgattatcatatgagatgaatgattgaggaatggaaatgttgttgaaaaaaaatattgggattttgttgatgaaatggagtttgggattgattgaaaatgttgaaagtgtttttcacaggttccgaagaactgttttctccatttttagccggtactctgccggattttctataaaatttgcggaacatcaataaatttatgatttcaataaatgactgaaatgaattatatttcacaaattgtactccataactatgaaaaaaataataataaattaggaagaataaaaatgattgaattaaaatagggtattccagtacactatgtggcatatcttgctcggctacactgtagacgggtaacggGTGTCACAGCTAGAGttcctctttttcctttctttttgctcccaaaagaatcaccaagatgcaagaacacttttttgtattgggagtataaggtttagtggggtagaagttggtgaaatcaagcttgaaaaagcttgaaaatggtggctatggtggaggctcacggcaaagaagaaagaagaaatgagttttctgatttttttcatttttctagcccattttatctcttttaaacaagtttatgccatgtgtcaacattgggttggttgggagaactttaatgacatcatgatgacgtCATTATtctattttgtttcattttctctccatttcttatctatttaatttcaattaaaattttaacaacatttaattatattttatattatataaattatttatttaactggacaagttggccaaaaatcatctctgaagacgaaatgaccaaaatgccctccatttggcttaacgagccaaaattgtctgtaccgattgaaaaatttttttaagcattttcttggtattctaataccataagaacctcaatgacccttctctagagtcctaaaaattattttataattttttccccaggGTTTAGGgcccctagttgcgagaaccgcaacttctcactaggttacccatctctagagcaccagctcatttaacttggttgtattttatttctaaaatttttcctaaatttttcttattaatatttgagttaattatggttcctcactttagtttaaatattttttcagacattctagctgtccggaccgatattggtcaccggaacagtagactgtacggactagctaaagtgaggatgttacaaaactAACCCTCATTAattttatcattcattcatactTGTGTAATGCATCATTCACATAGATGttcacatcacaaacattttACGTAAGATGGACATTATCACCAATAACTCCCTAAACTTTTCTTTTAAACATTACCTGTGTCATATACCCAGGGGCAACTATCAAATCTCCCTTAAAGGGTAACATCAAGATCTCCCCTTAGAATTTACTTATAGATCCATAACATTACATAACATAACATGGGGGGAGTAATGGGTCATCCAATATCCATCAATGCACCAACTGCAATTTATACAATTATGCAACATCTTCATGTTCTAGAcacatacatcctaaataaatatgacatgatgcataaggacgctcattaattacctataaatagtttttgttttattaaggttagagttactcacctcttgtagcctatcaacctcCTTACTCAAATGGGAGCTATCCTTAGATCCTTACTCCTCTGAGTCCCTCAAGCCTGATCTTATAAAATCGAATCCTAAAGTGTTATACAaggctctaaaactctatacataacATAAATATCATATTTAAAGCCCTTAGGAATCATAAAATTAGGTTTTAGAATCTTAAAATCAAAGGAGAAAATAAGTGGGTAGAACCAAGTTCGACTATTGAAGTCTTAGGTTTCGACTGTTGAACCTTAGAACGTTAGGTGCCCAATTTGGTCAGTAGCCACTGCTGCTACCAAAGTTTAGGACTTCGATTGCTGAACCGAGAAAACTTTTAGATTTTGAGAAAATGTAAGCTTTAGCTACTGAACCTTAGCTTGCGATAGTTGAACTTGGAAATTTCTAGAATTCCTAAGTCGAAAGCATGCAGATCCAATCTCTCAGATGCatcaaaactcatttcaaaatttcaaaacataatatcatcacatatacacatctctAGGACCTAGAACaactagaaaacatgcttaaaacccacatacattcatcataaactcaaatcctaggttttccCTAAACCCACATGCATAAACTTCATCAAAAACTTAACTTAaaacaacttttcatgaaattaaagctttAGAAATCTAATTTCTCATCAACTCTCTTAGATCTAtctattagatcaagaagaaaataaggttacctcttttcttggagcttggAGATGGAAGAAACAAAACTTCAAAGCTTGAATATACTCTTTTACACTTCTAAATAGAAGAATCCACCTTTAGATCTTCAAAGACCTTAGGAGTTCTCTTCAAGGAGCTCCTTGTATGCCCCActagttgagagagagagagagaggaaagaaagaaaCCCAAGTGTTTTGGGTAGGAAATGAACAAAGATCCCTTTTATACCCTCTCCGTCGAGAGACTTTAGGCTGTCGAAAGTTTGACTTTTGGCAATCAAAAGTTCAACTTTCGGCTGTCGGAGTTGATTCTGCCCAAATAGGCATTTGGTCAAAAAGAGACTTCAACTGCAGAAAGTCTGTCTTTCTGCTGCTGAAGTTCCTTCTGCCCAAAACAActtatttaaaacttttaaagaatAAAACTCTTAAAACATTTTTTCATTCTTAGATACATTTTAAACACACATACATTAACATATTCTCATCTCATAACGCCACTCGCTTGATAATAAAGTCTCACTCTTCACTAAAATATTCTGTCAAGGATAAATATTCCAAAATTGAAAATAACTGATATTacaaatttttttaaaactacTGATAATTTTGGACATAATTatttctaaaaaattaaaaataaaagtgaatagagggagtattaaatatatttttttggtttttctcaaCTGTGCAACATTGCGCTTATTAAAGTTTTATTAGATTTACTTATTTACTATTAATTTTGCatcaaaatttatcaatattacataaaaatttataatattttcattGAAAGGGGTGTAATATCGCAtaagaaatataatttttatgttcacaatataaaattaataataaataattgtatttattaaattattgcaCTTGTTTGAAAAATTGTTTAAACTAAAAGGGTTAAATTTTCTAAAATAAAAATCTTTATGCATCACATTAATTTGTATTTATTGTAATTTAATAAGAATAATTATGTAATTTTATGAGATAAAGTTTAATTTACCTCATGTATTTATTGAGTATGTTTAATTTATGTCATATTTAACTtttagttcaatttaatttaaaagttttgatttatatttaatttagcccaaaattaaaaaatatgtaaTTCACTTATCACTTGGTGCATgggttgttttattattattattattattattattattattattattattattaattttttgaaCATAGTTATTATTTCAATAATCATAATTAGATATTCTTTTATATTTTGCTttctttaaatattaattaataatatggaaatataaaaataatatttttatatttttaatttatttaaatataaatttctaattttaattaaaaatgaaaatgtaaaagtaatttcttaaatttaaataattaaaatctattgtaataataatttttaattttattaattataaggaaataaaaatgtattaattattataatttttattttttaattaattatatgaaaatataaaataatctttttatattttaatttaattaattataaaatataaaaataatattttaatattaaaaaattaaatatttaataaatagtgcgtgtaaaataatttaagaaaattaaattaaattgaacataaataagaaattttaaattaaattaaattaaaaattaattaaattatacctATTCAATAAATACAATAGGCAAACCGAGAGTTATTCTCTAATTTTACCATAAGAGATTAAGTATTTTTATAATATCAAGggcattaataatttttttaattaatttccgaaataaataaaaaaaaatccactAAATTAACAAAGAAGTTATCTCCTACAACCACTAAATATTCTCTTTTCTCTACTAAAAACAAAACCAGAGAGACTCAGAGAGGCAGTGGGAATGGAATTACACTCGTTACTCCTTGGTCAAGCCTTTACCTTTGCCCTTATGtgacccctctctctctctctctctctctctctgactgACAAATACgctttcatcatcttcttcttcatctaatCCCCACCAAACCCTTCATCGGTTTCTTCATGGATCGGAAACTCGTCTCCTCGCCGGTCCTGTGGAAGCTCTCCGATCTGCTTCTCAACGAGTCTGTCCCATTTCTTGGATTAGAAGATCAGCTCGAAAGCATCGAGAGTAAGCTCAGAGATATTGTTAACTCTGACTTCTTTGATTGCAAGAGGGACCTTGTTTATGACATTGAAGAGGTCATCGATTTCTTGCTCCAAAAAGCTGCTCACAGAAGCCAAACAGGTACCCTTTTCCAATATTTTTCGGGTTTCTTTGATTCTATCGATCAACGCACGCTTCGTAAGAAGTTGGATCGAATCAGGCTTGAAATTTTTCGTTCTACTGATAAATTAAGTCGCCGGAAGGTAATGGAGTCATGGCCTGCTTCTTCGTCGTCTTCTTCGTCTTCAACGAGGAAGCAGCTTGATGTGGGTGAGAGTATTATGTCTCCTGTAATCAGGAAAGTTATTGCCCTAGCTAGTCACAGTCAAATTAGCCCTTCGGTGAGAAGGCAAGCCAGATGGGTAAGAGATGAAATGAGGTTCTTGCATGTTTTTGTCAAGGATTTAGAGTCCAAAGAATTGAGAGGAGAAGAAATGGCTTGGATGGAAGAAGTTTCCCTGTTTTCTCGCTCGGCGGAGGACGTTATTGGGCTCTTCTTGTCTCAGTGGGAGCAGACCAAGAAGTCTCCTTTCAAGCATATTGCTTCGGCTTCCTGCAAATTCAAGTCACAGCGTAAGCTTCGCAAGGAGATGAATCAGATGAAGATTAAAGTTCAAGAAATCATCAAAAGGTTTGGTAAACTCCCACATCAAATGTATATGCCACCTCCCCGATTTCCTCCAAATTTACCACCACCACCTCCTATTCCTTTTCAACCCAACTTTCCTGGTCGGTTTGTTCCCAATATTCCAGGAGATGCAACCTCATTGTCTTCTTTTGATGATGATGATTTTGCCGATGAATTTGATGAAATAGATGATGGAACACCGCCCCCTCCTGATGAACAATCTCAGCAACCTGGTTTCAATAACTTTGATGGCAATGCCGGTGCTTCCTCCTCATCATCTTCTCGCAGAGCTGAACAACCTGATATTACTGGCTTCGATAGCAATATGGATGATATTATGGAGTTATTGCTCAGAGGTGATCCAGATTGTCTTACAGTTTCACTTCTGGGTATGGAAGGCATTGGTAAGACAAAGCTTGCTAAGTCTATTTATGAAAATCCTGCTATTAGAGATCATTTTCCTCATCGTGCTTGGGTCAGTTGGGTGCGTGACTCTAATATCAATCGCCTTATGGAACAAATAGTAGGGCCTCAGTATTTAAACATTAGACTTGTGAATGGGGATTGGGATGATTATTTATGCAGGTTGAGGCGGATGCTGAATGATTACTTGATGGATAAGAGGTATCTCATTGTTATTGATGGGTTATCCTCTAAGGTCTTATGGAATCAACTTGGAGCTGCATTTGATGGCCTATCAAATGGGACTAgaataattttcatttcttccaAATTAGGGGTAACTCCAGAAAGCAGTGAGAGAAACTTCACTTACAGGTTGCAATTGTGGAGTGATGATGACAGCTGGGCATTGTTTGTTCGTTCTCTGAATGTGAACATCCCCTTAGAGCTGCTAGAACTGAAAAAGAAGGCAATTTTGAGAATTTGTGGGGGGTTACCAAAGGCAATTGTGAAACTTGCAGAACTTCTGGCAAGGGAAAATACATTTGCAGAGGACTGGTCAAGGGTGATTGAGAAATTCAATAGAGATGAAGGACCTTGGTCAGGAACCTTGCAGGAGATCAACAAAAATTTGCCATTGTATTTGAGGAGATGTCTCTTTTATTTTCGATTATTCCCTGAGCACTACGAGATTCCCGTGAGAAGATTGATTGGATTATGGGTTGCAGAGGGTTTTGGGCACCAAAGCAATGATAAAGAGTCTCCAGAACGTGTCTCAGAGAAATGTTTGATAGAGTTAGCTAACTGGAGCACAATTCAAGTTACAAAGAAAAAACTAAATGGAAAATTTAGGACATGTCGCTTGCCTGATGCTCTGCGAGTGCACTGGCTATTAAAAACCAAGGAGGCTAAATTTCTGCAAGATAATGGCCATATTGGTGGCAATTTGTCCACCAGCAGTGGTACAATATATCGACTTGTTGACCATCTTGACCGTAGGCATGCCAGCTTTGATCATATCCACGGAGACAATGCTACTCCCTCATCTCTGTACTCCTGTTATAAAGATACTGTATCATTTCTATCCTTTGATGGTCAAGAAGGAAGCAGACCTGGAGAAGATGTAGGGAATTTTCTTCAACGATGCATCTTAAGCAAGTGTTTCAGTTCTCTATGGGTGCTAGATCTTGAACATGTGTACAAGCCAAAATTGCCCAAGGCAGTAGGCCAGTTAGCTCGATTGAAGTACCTTGGCTTGAGGTCAACATACCTGGAAATGCTTCCTGTGTTTATTAACAAATTGCCAAAGCTTCAAACGCTGGATTTGAAGCATACTCACATCAATGCTCTCCCCAGTTCCATATGGATGATGCAGGAATTGCGACACTTATTCCTTGATGAGAGTTCCTGCTGCACATTTGTGTCTCAACCAAAAGGCAGCTGCTTAGTGGATCTCCAAACACTTTGGGGTGCATTTGTAAATGAGGATAGCCCAGTGAAAGATGGCCTGGACACATTTCTGAACGTCACAAAATTGGGTTTGACATGCAAGATATCAGAGCCATCTCATAATGAGGCAATGTCCTCTCAACTTGATGCTGTAGCAAATTGGGTTCTAAAGCTAAATCATCTGCAATCTTTGAAGTTGAAATCATTTAATGAATCAGGTCAGCCATCGGATCTACACTTAGAGTCATTAGCAGATTACATGGATCTGTCCAGTATACATTTGGTTGGAAATCTGAGGACTCAGAGTCTTGTGTCAGAGTTCCCACAAAACCTCATTGAGCTCACTTTGTCAGCATCTGGACTAGTGGAAGATCCAATGCAATCATTGGGCAGGCTTCCCAACCTCAGAAACGTGAGGTTATTCTCTGGGGCCTACGCCGGAAAGAAAATGGTTTGCACTTTTGGAGGATTTCCTAAGCTTCAAGTCCTCAAAGTCTGGGAGCTAGAGCAACTAGAGGAATGGAATGTAGAGGAAGGGGCACTGCCTAGTCTGAAATGCCTGGAAATCAGATCCTGTAGAAATTTGGGGATGGTTCCTGATGGATTGCAGTATGTCAAGACTCTATGCAAATTAAAATTAGCAAATATGCCGGTGTTGTCAGCAAGGATTAAGGATAATCAAGGTGAGGATTGGGATAAAGTTGCTCATGTACTCCATGTGTACACAGAAAGCTGATTATGCTGAGGAGTAAACCCATTACCGTAAGTATGCACTCTTCTTCTATGACCTTTCAATACAGCTCTTTTCTTTTTTGGCTAACAGTCATTAACTTcctcattaataaataactcactGCAATTATTTGTTTTGATTGTGAAGGAATTTGTTCCAGGATTCATAATTCATACTTAATTGCTGGTGGTATTTTGATGCACCTGGAGATCTTCTATTGGCTTCTTTTTGTGTACTTGTGCAAATAGGAAATATGTGCTGAATAATCTTATCGTTTATATAATACTAACAGGGGCATATGGGATGGTGAAAGTTGGTTGCTAAGGTAGCTTTGGATGAAAATTTAGAAGGTGTGTTTTGATCTTTCCTCTAAAGTGGCATCAATGCTTCTCATTTCAGCTGTTTTGATTAGCTGCAGCCTATGTATTAGTCCTGTaatttgatgaaattattgtTGCTGCTGCTTCTGCTGATTCTGTGATGATCATCATCATTTTCAATATTCTTGTCATTTCATTTTGATTGCTTGTCGATGTTACTTTTATTAGTGTCGTCCTAACTTTCCCTGAATAGAACGTCACTTCTTAGCAATGCCTTTGATGCTTAATTTTGCGTTGCCCATATTACATCAGAATCAATAACAAAAGAAAGGGTACTAAGCGCGCAAGGCTCCCTCCCTGTTTTGCAGGAGTCAGGAGAGGCTCCAGTGTGAATAAATTTCATATTTGCTCTTGAATTTTTCATCCAAATAAGCCCATTTTGAGTTACATTCAGACCTTTTCAGTTAATTTTGACCCACCCATAATCTTATAGGTTTTTGGCAAAACACTGCAGtagaaagcaataaaaaattgagaaaaaataagctcaaaaatcaaattaaatcttCACAACAATCTAAAATGCAATTAAATTTGTTGGGTGATTGCTAAAAAGCTTTTATTATGTTTAGGATTATCATATCAATCGTCATTCTTGATAATAAGTGACTCTATTGTAATTCCTTGATGAGATTAATAGTTTGCCTTGATGTTGAATTGGGAAGTCTTTTTTTCATCTAAATTTTTATCCTAAAGAAAAGGCAAATAGATTAGGGATGATAATGTGTTGGTTATTGATTCGATTAAATTCTAATAAGATGGATTTAGATAATGTATAATTGACTTTGAAACGGATTCGGGTTTGAAGAATAATAATCATAATTAGTTCAGATTTTACATGTTGGGTATTCGTTACTCGAACTCGttcatataaatacttaattaaatataaaatatatatatttttcatataacatttataaatttttatatattttattttatataaaatgaaatttaaattttttaggaaattattaaatttttaaaatataaattatttgtcaataattttttatttagattattaattaaaatatataaaattaaacaagtTTAAGTTTTTTCAGGTAATAATAATTGGGTTTGGGATGGATTTGGATAGCTagtaatatattttaattgagtTTGTGACGATTTCAGTTTTGAGAATACTAATCGGGTTCGAGTTCGAATAGGGTAATTTTTGTAAGTACTCTACCCGTTTCCATCCCTAAAACAACTTATTTAAATCCTTTAAGTTatgccaaataatcatataagtcCTTAAAATGTTTCGAAATCCAATTAAAccctttaaattttataaaaaaaaaatttaaataagtcttttaattttttttaaaatagatcaaataagtTTTTGGGATAAataagcattttaatttttaaaaataaacaaaaagacTGAATCATAGCTTATCTTGTACATGAagtttttattagtaattttgcGTATTTGATTTGTAACATCCCGATTGATATCTGCTGCATTATAGAACATATTGATAAGTTATTTTTTGTCGAATGATTT contains:
- the LOC110655244 gene encoding putative inactive disease susceptibility protein LOV1, producing MDRKLVSSPVLWKLSDLLLNESVPFLGLEDQLESIESKLRDIVNSDFFDCKRDLVYDIEEVIDFLLQKAAHRSQTGTLFQYFSGFFDSIDQRTLRKKLDRIRLEIFRSTDKLSRRKVMESWPASSSSSSSSTRKQLDVGESIMSPVIRKVIALASHSQISPSVRRQARWVRDEMRFLHVFVKDLESKELRGEEMAWMEEVSLFSRSAEDVIGLFLSQWEQTKKSPFKHIASASCKFKSQRKLRKEMNQMKIKVQEIIKRFGKLPHQMYMPPPRFPPNLPPPPPIPFQPNFPGRFVPNIPGDATSLSSFDDDDFADEFDEIDDGTPPPPDEQSQQPGFNNFDGNAGASSSSSSRRAEQPDITGFDSNMDDIMELLLRGDPDCLTVSLLGMEGIGKTKLAKSIYENPAIRDHFPHRAWVSWVRDSNINRLMEQIVGPQYLNIRLVNGDWDDYLCRLRRMLNDYLMDKRYLIVIDGLSSKVLWNQLGAAFDGLSNGTRIIFISSKLGVTPESSERNFTYRLQLWSDDDSWALFVRSLNVNIPLELLELKKKAILRICGGLPKAIVKLAELLARENTFAEDWSRVIEKFNRDEGPWSGTLQEINKNLPLYLRRCLFYFRLFPEHYEIPVRRLIGLWVAEGFGHQSNDKESPERVSEKCLIELANWSTIQVTKKKLNGKFRTCRLPDALRVHWLLKTKEAKFLQDNGHIGGNLSTSSGTIYRLVDHLDRRHASFDHIHGDNATPSSLYSCYKDTVSFLSFDGQEGSRPGEDVGNFLQRCILSKCFSSLWVLDLEHVYKPKLPKAVGQLARLKYLGLRSTYLEMLPVFINKLPKLQTLDLKHTHINALPSSIWMMQELRHLFLDESSCCTFVSQPKGSCLVDLQTLWGAFVNEDSPVKDGLDTFLNVTKLGLTCKISEPSHNEAMSSQLDAVANWVLKLNHLQSLKLKSFNESGQPSDLHLESLADYMDLSSIHLVGNLRTQSLVSEFPQNLIELTLSASGLVEDPMQSLGRLPNLRNVRLFSGAYAGKKMVCTFGGFPKLQVLKVWELEQLEEWNVEEGALPSLKCLEIRSCRNLGMVPDGLQYVKTLCKLKLANMPVLSARIKDNQGEDWDKVAHVLHVYTES